aataaataaataaataaaatctttaaaaattaaaaaaattaacatacagaaatctgtcccatttctatgcactaacaatgaacCATCAAAGTGAAATTAACAAGCTAATACCATTTGCAAGTACACCACACAGaataaataactagaaataaacttaaccaaggaggcaaaagacctatattctaaaaactataaaacactgatgagggaaattgaagatgacataaacaaatgaaaagatataacccacttgggcagccggggtggctcagcggtttagcgctaccttcggcccagggcctgatcctgaagacctgagatcgagttcctcatcgggctccctgcgtggagcctgcttctccctctgcttgtgtctctgcctctctctctctatctctctttctctcggtcTCCCATgattaaataaagtcttaaaaaaaataacccactCATGGACTggaaaatttaatgtaattaaaacacccatactactcaaagaaatttacagattcaatacaagttctattaaaataccaataagTAATCCTCCTCTCCACGAATCCTAAAGTAATCCTAAAAACTAAATTGGAACTAACTACGAAAGACCTTGAATAACAAAAGCAAccttgaaaacaaagaaaaaactagagaaatcacaattccagatttcaaggtaTACAAGAAagtgtagtaatcaaaacaatttggttctgacacaaaaataaacacaggatcaatggaatagagagcccagaaataaacccacaagtaTATGCTCAATTAATCTAGGTAAAGGGATaaagtatcttcaacaaatggtgttgggaaaactggacagcaacaagcaaaagaatgaaactggaccactttcttacaccacgcACAAAAGTAAAGTCAAattgggttaaagacctaaatgtgagacctgaaatcataaaaatcttaaaagagagcaTAAACAGTAATGTCTCTCACATCAGCCATTGCAACATTTTTCTCGAaatgtctcctaaggcaaaggaaacaaaagcaaaaaacaaacaaacaacaacaacaacaacaacaaaacaaaaacctattgggaccacatcaaaataaaaatatttgtaaagtgaagaaaatcatcaataaaacaaaaagtctactaaatagaagatatttgtaatGATATATCCAATGAGGGGTTAATATCGAAATGTATAATGAGGTGATACAACTGAGcagaaaataaacccaaataatctgatttaaaaatgagcagaagacatgaacagtcaTGTCTTCAgggaagacatccagatggccaacagacacgtgaaaagatgctcaatagcATGAACTGTCAAGAAacgtaaatcaaaaccacaatgagttgtCACCTCATACCTttcagaacagctaaaataaaaaacacaaaaagcaaaagtaTGGTGAGGATTTAGAGAAAATGAACCCCTgcacactgttggtaggaatgcaaccAACAGTGTAGTAGTGACTACTACTATGTTGtagtcactgtgaaaaacagtatggttgTTCCCCAAAAAATTATACGTAGAATTACTATATAGTCCTATAACTCCActaatgggtatttacccaaagaaaatgaaaacactaattcaaaatgaaaaatgcacacTAACatttattgcatcattatttacagtagccaagatatggaagcaagtCAGGTATCCATCCagagatgattggataaagaatatgtggtagacagatgaaatggaatattattcagccacaaaaagaataaaaccttaccatttgcaatgGACATGGATGGGGGGTAGAGAGTATAATACTTAGTGacataagtcagtcacagaaagaaaaacaccacaGGATTTCACTCctaagtggaatttaaggaacaaaaacagatcatagggaaaaaagaataaactctgaactatagagaacaaattgatggttatcagaggtaaggtgggtgaggggatgagtGATGGGGATcaaagaatacacttatcatgatgagcatcAAGTAATGGTTAGAAGTGTTAAaacattatattgtacatctgaaactaatatagcactataTGCTAATcatattggaattaaaaattaaaagtaaataaagtcttataatAACTTCTGTTTTTGTCATATCAACAAAGCTTagattcatttgttttgatttgtatttctataaatgttGGGTCTTTTTGCTTAATTACACACTTATGTAGCTTTGTAAAACATTTGCATGTTCCAATGTAAAATAAATTGCATTGATTAAAATTCAGCCATTACACTGCTTCTCTGTGTGGTACCATCCCTTCCACTATAGATAATAgaattttattacagaaattgTCTCATGTTTAATTGaagaatatatgcaaatatatattcatcttttaTATTAGTAACATACTATGCACATACATAATTCTCCATCTTGTTTTTTGGATTGAACAAACAGTATATCCTGGAGCTGAGAGCATAGCAATATGTAGGATATTACTCGCTCCTTTGTATAGTTGTGAAGTCATCTATTTTGTGGTTGTAATATCCtattgaagaatatttaattttgggATTTACCACTTCAAAAGTGCTGcaattaataattttaaggatgtatctttaaaatttttttctggcatttttgTTCTTCCTCCCAGCTTTTTAATTTCCACTTAGATTTATCAAAATCCTCTTATCTCTCATTCCCTAACCTCTCAAGTTCAGGCACAAAAAATGCTGCTAGCAACCAAGGAGTGTCTAGACCTGGAGATGCAAACCTTGGATTATATTCCCATCTTATACACTTGTCCTTCTCACAGTGTACTTCAAATACAATTTTTCCTTAgctaatgtttctttttcatttcccgCGACATGTGTTCAgctatcttttatgttttttggtAGATGATAATCCCGGAAAGGTCAAGGAGGTAATTCAACATTACTTGATGATCTATTAATGATCAGAATTTATGCATTCATAACAGAATGACAGGAATGCAAACCAGactatgtatgtatgcatttatttaaaaatctgttttgagtATCTACTGTATGAACAGCCATTTTTTACTTCTATGTCAATATGAGTATGTAGTAACCATTACACAAAGTGTTATGCCCTCCACTGGTCAGAAAACTCCAGATTCCTGTCCTTCATTTTCCCAGGAAGGATCATGTGAAAGGATTCATTAGAGTTGATTACTCTCACTTCAAAAAAACAGTCATTAAGATCATGGTTTGTTCTAGAGTGaattacagaaatatttgtgATACATCTTGAAGGCAGTGGGTCAGGATTGCTTCAGGGAAGCCCTAAATCCACTTTCCAGGCACCAGTGCCAGCACTGAGAATAATTCAGGAACTGGTTGCATcacttttcctattttcaatCCCAACATCCTGAAGCAGATAAGCTTGCCCAGACCCTACAGTTTCCTTAAAAATCTCTTCTTTGTTAAGGAGAACTTTTGCATCACTCACCACAGCCTCAAGGAAATAATTTTGCAAGTAGAAAATCTTCCTAAAGTAAACACCAGTGGCAATTAGTCCTCCACTAACAGAACAGAATTTTTCCACATATCTCAGTAGTTTTTCCCCTAACGACTCATCCTCCTTCTCAACTGATAGCAAATGGGGAGACGTAAGGTTTGCCTTGAGTTTCTCCACTGACACATTCAAGTCCTTGGCTATGGTTTCCAGGGATGCATCATCCAACCCAAAGTAAGACCTGTAGAGGTGTAAAGTCTCCTCCAGCTTCTCCACCTCGTTATCATTGATCAAGCCCATGAAAGGGATAGTGGCCGATGCTCCAGCCTTTACAGCCTCTAGCCAGACCTTTTGTCTCAGGGAATCCCTCTTCCGGTCAATGGCAGACTCAGTAATATTCGGTAGATATTGCATGAAGATGTGGCGTTTGTGGGCTGGGAGCTCCTTCAGAAGGGTGGTCTCTAGGCTTTGGAAATCATAGCTAGACAAATCAAGGTTGGAGACTAAGAAGACCTGAGGGTCACACACTTTGACATTCTGCAACTGAGTTATACAGTCATTACGGATCTTTAGCAGGATTTCATCCTTATTGAAATCACTGGGTTTAGTTCTTTTTAGATTATATAAATCACTGTCCACTTTAGATCGGACAAAGTAgaaattcttcttcatttttctaattgcTGTAGCCAGTTGTGCATCATTGATTGTGAAGCGTGTGGAAGAGATGATAATAAAGAAATCATACTCAcgaaatttcattttctccaaataCTCTTGTGGGTGAAATGTAGTGGTCCCTACACCTGGCAGGTCCCATAATGTCACATTGGGAAACTTTCTGTGTTTGTATTCGGTTCTGTCAAAAGTTGTCTCCACTGCCCCAATGGGGGCAGCCCCTTCTTCATCATGCCCTACTCCCCGCAGGGCATTGATGAAACTGGACTTCCCTGTCCCAGACTCCCCAGTCACAGCAATGCTCAGAGGGGCATTGTCAATGTCTTTCAGTGCCTTATTAATATCAGACACTGCTTTCTGAAGGTTCCCCTCCTTCAAGGATTTTTCAATCGAAGTGATGGCCTCCTGAGAAAGGATTTTGCTTTCCAgtttaaagtccttaaaaaacTTGCCAAAACTGGAGGCCAAATCACCACCTGTTTTATGAGAGGGTGTGGAAGAGGACTGACCCATGGCTGGAGCAGTAGGAGGCACtatggggaggagagaagaaggaaggaaaaagagttaGTACTACAATTAATGGCTTTGACTGTGCCATTACGGATGGATATAACATCAGTCCTGGCCACGACATTGTATCCAGGAGCCCTTCTCTTTCTGTCCAGGCATTGTGTGGACTTCTGATATGGATGCAAGGTTTGCCCTTGCTCAGTCTCTTCCCTAATCTTGGAAAGCCCTTTTTCTTTAAGATCCTCTTCATTTTTCTAGACTAATTTAAAGCCTGAATCTTCTATTCAAACTTTCCTTCCCACATTACTCTTTATTAATCTtgccttagtttttcttttatttgtaacGTTATGAAAATAATGTCTTCATGTTTGCAAATCTAAGATAGCATCCTATCCCTTCCTGCCTGTAATTTAAGAACCCCCAGAATATGCACTCTGATAACCTCTAACATCATCGTATCATAAATCTTGGTTCCTTTATGAGGCAGTTAAATAAGGATgagtggcttctttctttctcagaaaagATGCCTTATATCTTCATTAGGTgatagaaaattataataattgttaATGTGCTTTCTTTTATCTAGAAAATGTACTGGCTCATGAAACAAGGTGTTGAaaggccttttaaaatttttcctggaGTAGAAACAGTAGGTGTCATGGATTCCCATGTTCTAAAAACCTGTGTTGGACTATCCAAGTGGGGCTTACTATGAGCCACCCCAACTGTCCTGAGACCCCACCCATCACCTGTTTCATGCCTGTGTATAATAGAGAACAGAAATCAGGTAGGGAGATAATCCACTGGAGGATTTGCTGATGTATAAGTGTCATTGATGTAAAAGATGGTATTAGTAAAGACTGAAGCAGGCCCTGAAAGGGATGTAAGAAATCAGCCATGATAAAGGAGGTCCCTCTGTCACCTTTCCTGCTGTCAGTCAGACTGAGCTGGTTCTGGAATCCTGGACCAATCTGATCACTGGAGACTTGTACCTTGAGATGGGGCACCAGAAGAAATAATATACTCAGGACTAAATGTAACATGAAATATTTGTATACTATCCCCTGCAGAGATTGGGTGCAGAGTTTTCAGACCAGGAGACAAGTTACCTCAAGTCAGCACTGATGTCTGGGCACCATGCAGACTGGAGAAGTGTCCTTAGACTAAAAGTGAGGGATCAGACACATCCTCCAGGGGCTTCCTGGTAGCCACAGGCTGCAGTTCAGGAGAGGATGgcaaaaaatgttttggaaggaaatattcagaGCAAGTGTACAAGGTCTGGACTGTCCCACATATCAATGGGATAAGCAAACATTCTCCTTAGAAAAGAGAAGTGTGGGAATCTAGCTTATCAGATGTACAAAGGGCAACTATTAAGCAACTAAGAATCATGGTGCCAGCACTTCTGACTACCCAGAAGGAATAATTTTGCCATACAGAAGAGTGGAAATCCTGAGCATCTGGCATGTGCAGGGACAACATCGTGCTGTTTGGAGAGCAAACCACCCTACCACCACTTTGGGGAGCAGACAGCACACAAAGCAGAATGGGCAAGCCTGAGTGTGCAAGTGGCATATACAGCCTAGTGTCAAGGAGGAGCCAACAAGGTGAGATCTCAACCCTATCAGTTGTAGGCTCATGCCTGTGCATTCTTGGAGGATGTGGGAAAATACACAAGAG
This portion of the Canis lupus dingo isolate Sandy chromosome 11, ASM325472v2, whole genome shotgun sequence genome encodes:
- the LOC112659664 gene encoding T-cell-specific guanine nucleotide triphosphate-binding protein 2-like, with amino-acid sequence MGQSSSTPSHKTGGDLASSFGKFFKDFKLESKILSQEAITSIEKSLKEGNLQKAVSDINKALKDIDNAPLSIAVTGESGTGKSSFINALRGVGHDEEGAAPIGAVETTFDRTEYKHRKFPNVTLWDLPGVGTTTFHPQEYLEKMKFREYDFFIIISSTRFTINDAQLATAIRKMKKNFYFVRSKVDSDLYNLKRTKPSDFNKDEILLKIRNDCITQLQNVKVCDPQVFLVSNLDLSSYDFQSLETTLLKELPAHKRHIFMQYLPNITESAIDRKRDSLRQKVWLEAVKAGASATIPFMGLINDNEVEKLEETLHLYRSYFGLDDASLETIAKDLNVSVEKLKANLTSPHLLSVEKEDESLGEKLLRYVEKFCSVSGGLIATGVYFRKIFYLQNYFLEAVVSDAKVLLNKEEIFKETVGSGQAYLLQDVGIENRKSDATSS